The Hemitrygon akajei unplaced genomic scaffold, sHemAka1.3 Scf000048, whole genome shotgun sequence genome contains a region encoding:
- the LOC140720940 gene encoding ribonuclease inhibitor-like: MTLTPIDCAVLSHVIGLCDTIKHLDLENCHIRCEGIRRLGPGLHKCQELRLGENKLGDSGVKLVSAALRNPECKIQKLGLNNVGLTYSGAEDLASALNTNTSLTELDLNNDKLGGSAVKLVSAALRNPECKIQTLW; this comes from the exons atgactctgaccccgattgactgcgcggtcctgtctcatgtcatcggactctgtgatacaataaaacaccttgaCCTGGAGAACTGCCACATTCGGTGTGAAGGAATCcggcggctgggacccgggctgcacaagtgccaggagttgag ACTTGGggagaataaactgggagattcaggagtgaaactggtgtctgcggctctgaggaacccggagtgtaaaatacagaaactggg gctgaacaatgtcggtctcacatattctggtgccgaggatctcgcctccgctctcaatacaaacacatcactgacggagctggacctgaatAATGATAAACTGGGAGGTTCAgcagtgaaactggtgtctgcggctctgaggaacccggagtgtaaaatacagacactttggtaa